In Anas platyrhynchos isolate ZD024472 breed Pekin duck chromosome 24, IASCAAS_PekinDuck_T2T, whole genome shotgun sequence, the following are encoded in one genomic region:
- the LOC139999379 gene encoding uncharacterized protein, with product MGNSLGCVKEPKEKAAGKAPLPPKKRVRFKRRRRGKKRAVPAVATEEEQQQPAVEGAEDDEDLKLEAAPRQEGGEDPAGSRHRGALPPGGDPGPGRIVQVKERFQGEVQKAHLVLEPRRRLGMEVAGDSPEEGTTVIARLLENPAEQGCEKAVSRLVQLQRSGTGSSRAVLLPLRQGSDGPWSRVEGLLSPASSVSGGEPAESRELGASGTAGTWGRGDSGEQSWSAAWTCTSAAEPGTLSELSTPSPMVDQLENPSVGKAAGLPSDRAGQGEGHGLPASRSESSFGGTARCSSGYGSDPAKSAGAGGTPASPPEFRHLPAAQGRARMGSSRTDRGMVSVCGYHCLLFWGVLGGVQLSSPQVLAVPGGGDLCREP from the coding sequence ATGGGGAATTCTCTGGGCTGCGTTAAGGAGCCGAAAGAAAAGGCTGccggaaaggctcccctgcccCCCAAAAAGCGGGTCCGCTTCAAACGGAGGCggagggggaagaagagagCGGTGCCGGCGGTGGCCacggaggaggagcagcagcagccggccGTGGAGGGGGCCGAGGACGACGAGGATCTGAAGTTGGAGGCAGCCCCGCGGCAGGAGGGCGGAGAGGACCCCGCCGGGAGCCGGCACCGAGGGGCTCTGCCGCCGGGGGGGGACCCCGGCCCGGGGCGCATCGTGCAGGTGAAGGAGAGGTTTCAGGGGGAAGTGCAGAAAGCTCACCTGGTGCTGGAGCCTCGGCGGCGACTGGGCATGGAGGTGGCAGGGGATTCCCCCGAGGAGGGCACGACCGTCATCGCCCGGCTGCTGGAGAACCCCGCCGAGCAGGGCTGCGAGAAGGCAGTGAGCCGCCTGGTCCAGCTGCAGCGCAGCGGcacgggcagcagcagggccgtgcTCCTGCCTCTGCGGCAGGGCTCCGACGGCCCCTGGAGCCGCGTGGAGGGGCTGCTGTCCCCGGCGAGCTCCGTGTCCGGAGGGGAGCCGGCGGAGAGccgggagctgggagccagcgGCACCGCGGGGACCTGGGGGAGAGGAGACAGCGGCGAGCAAAGTTGGAGCGCTGCGTGGACCTGCACCTCCGCTGCGGAGCCAGGCACCCTTTCGGAGCTGTCTACGCCGTCCCCCATGGTGGATCAGCTGGAAAACCCCAGCgtggggaaggcagcagggctgccgTCGGACCGGGCTGGGCAGGGCGAGGGGCACGGGCTGCCGGCCTCCCGCAGCGAGTCCTCATTCGGCGGCACGGCGCGCTGCTCCTCGGGGTACGGCAGCGACCCGGCCAAAAGTGCAGGAGCCGGTGGGACCCCGGCATCTCCTCCCGAATTCAgacacctgcctgctgcccagGGCCGGGCTCGGATGGGGAGCTCAAGGACGGACAGAGGAATGGTCAGTGTCTGTGGTTACCATTGCCTccttttttggggtgtgttgGGGGGGGTGCAGCTCAGCAGCCCCCAGGTCCTTGCGGTCCCTGGGGGTGGTGATCTCTGCAGGGAGCCCTGA